A single window of Thalassoroseus pseudoceratinae DNA harbors:
- a CDS encoding MFS transporter yields the protein MKNRPTRIRYRVLAWLTLAAALAYLCRNVVGVVESSIRNDLGLTLQQSGWFMGAFFWTYAVFQVPAGWFAERNGTRIAISIFVIGSSLAMIGMSVAESFWLLVLAQLVMGVAQAGLFPASCQAVGHWMPLAQRSLACGILAAGMQVGAILASWLSGRMLLSMSWRWVFVLFAVPGILWTITFLRRYRNFPDETPSVNEAELQLIRANSRPSENQEDGDTNELQELEEISRNPVMWWLCGQQICRAAGYMFFASWFPTFLQKTRGVSVEESGYLQGVVLAGTLLGSVFGGVIIDWIWRKTGSLRLSRSGMGAASLGTCALLILAAWFIRDVNTAIALLAMGALFAAIAGPCAFATTIDIGGERVPQVFGIMNMSGNFAAAACPVLVATLFEWTENWNLVLVMFAGVYFVGAICWLFANPEKRIASETAA from the coding sequence ATGAAAAACCGTCCGACTCGGATCCGATATCGCGTCCTCGCGTGGCTGACACTCGCGGCGGCATTGGCTTACCTCTGTCGCAACGTGGTTGGAGTGGTGGAAAGCTCCATCCGTAATGATCTTGGGTTGACGTTGCAGCAGTCCGGCTGGTTCATGGGGGCGTTTTTCTGGACGTACGCCGTCTTTCAAGTTCCGGCGGGTTGGTTTGCCGAACGCAACGGGACTCGCATTGCCATCAGCATTTTTGTGATTGGCTCATCCCTCGCCATGATCGGCATGAGCGTCGCGGAAAGTTTCTGGTTGCTCGTTTTGGCTCAACTCGTGATGGGAGTCGCCCAGGCCGGTTTATTTCCGGCGTCATGCCAAGCGGTCGGCCATTGGATGCCGTTAGCGCAGCGATCACTCGCCTGTGGAATCCTCGCAGCCGGCATGCAAGTCGGGGCGATTCTGGCCAGTTGGCTAAGTGGTCGCATGCTGCTTTCGATGAGCTGGCGATGGGTATTCGTGTTGTTCGCGGTCCCGGGAATCCTGTGGACGATCACATTTCTCCGCCGCTATCGAAACTTTCCCGATGAAACGCCGAGCGTCAATGAAGCAGAACTCCAACTGATTCGTGCCAACAGTAGACCATCGGAAAACCAAGAGGACGGCGACACAAACGAACTGCAAGAACTCGAGGAGATTTCTCGCAATCCGGTGATGTGGTGGTTGTGCGGTCAACAGATTTGTCGGGCGGCGGGATATATGTTCTTCGCAAGTTGGTTTCCAACATTCCTTCAAAAAACCCGCGGCGTATCCGTCGAAGAGTCGGGATATTTGCAAGGGGTGGTGTTGGCGGGAACGTTGTTGGGAAGCGTTTTCGGCGGCGTGATTATTGATTGGATTTGGCGAAAAACCGGCAGTCTTCGACTCAGCCGAAGCGGAATGGGGGCGGCTTCGTTGGGAACCTGTGCACTCCTCATTCTCGCGGCTTGGTTCATTCGCGATGTGAACACTGCGATTGCATTGTTAGCGATGGGAGCCTTGTTCGCCGCAATCGCGGGACCATGTGCTTTTGCGACAACGATTGATATTGGAGGAGAACGCGTGCCGCAAGTTTTCGGCATTATGAATATGTCTGGCAACTTTGCAGCGGCCGCGTGTCCGGTTCTCGTGGCCACACTATTCGAGTGGACCGAGAACTGGAATTTGGTCCTCGTCATGTTCGCTGGCGTGTACTTCGTCGGTGCCATTTGCTGGCTCTTCGCAAATCCTGAAAAGCGAATCGCGAGTGAAACCGCTGCGTGA
- a CDS encoding SpoIIE family protein phosphatase: MDTSSTTREAGLMKLVELTCDLAALHHLDVILRTVTTGACAALNCDRASLFLYDNQNEEIYTRIVTELEIAEIRVPLGKGIAGWAAQQRKIVRVDDPYTDERFNPDFDRKTGYRTKNVLAAPLFSRVDGHLVGVLQLLNRDTVEFGASDEQLLTAFAAHAASALERHQLLAQAKISQELQLAIEVGRRIQSSFLPDRLPEIAGYEVAAWWEPAESVSGDYYDVLTLPDGRTGFVMADVSGHGVGPSLIMASVRAMLRVLTKTQSDPAEILNQLGPLIYPDLGDSRFITGLFLALDPRTHELSFANAGHGPVLLFRRESSTFETLDATGLPLGVIADLEYDSGEARQFTAGDILVLMTDGAWELADEENQPFGAERIEQLIREHSDRSATELLAVLREHILAHNPNTLPPDDVTILLLKRTTD, translated from the coding sequence ATGGATACTTCTTCGACAACTCGCGAAGCCGGCTTGATGAAGCTCGTCGAATTGACGTGCGATCTGGCCGCGTTGCACCATCTCGATGTCATCCTGCGAACGGTGACCACCGGAGCATGTGCGGCTCTAAATTGCGATCGGGCCAGCTTGTTTCTCTACGATAATCAAAACGAAGAAATCTACACGCGGATCGTTACGGAATTGGAAATCGCCGAGATTCGCGTGCCGTTGGGAAAAGGAATTGCGGGGTGGGCGGCTCAGCAGCGGAAGATCGTGCGAGTCGATGACCCGTACACCGACGAGCGATTCAATCCCGATTTCGATCGCAAGACCGGTTACCGAACCAAGAACGTGTTGGCGGCTCCGTTGTTTTCACGGGTCGATGGTCATTTGGTGGGTGTGTTGCAATTGCTCAACCGCGACACGGTCGAGTTTGGGGCTTCGGACGAGCAACTTCTCACCGCATTCGCCGCGCATGCCGCGTCCGCGCTTGAACGACATCAGTTGTTGGCTCAGGCGAAGATTTCGCAGGAGTTGCAATTAGCGATTGAAGTCGGCCGGCGGATTCAGTCGAGTTTTCTCCCGGACCGTTTGCCGGAAATCGCCGGATATGAAGTGGCGGCGTGGTGGGAACCGGCGGAGTCGGTCAGTGGGGACTATTACGATGTGCTCACCCTGCCGGATGGACGCACCGGTTTCGTGATGGCGGACGTCAGCGGTCATGGTGTTGGTCCGAGTTTGATTATGGCCAGCGTCCGGGCGATGTTGCGAGTGTTAACCAAAACTCAATCGGACCCTGCCGAGATTCTCAATCAGCTTGGGCCGCTCATTTATCCGGATCTTGGCGACAGTCGCTTCATTACCGGATTGTTTCTTGCTCTCGATCCGCGAACTCACGAGCTTAGTTTTGCGAACGCCGGTCACGGACCGGTGCTGCTGTTTCGTCGTGAGTCGTCCACGTTCGAGACACTCGACGCGACCGGTTTGCCGCTCGGCGTGATTGCCGACCTGGAATACGATTCGGGTGAAGCTCGCCAATTCACTGCGGGAGATATTCTCGTTTTGATGACCGACGGTGCGTGGGAACTTGCCGACGAAGAGAACCAGCCGTTCGGGGCCGAGCGAATCGAACAACTTATTCGTGAACACAGCGACCGTTCCGCAACAGAACTGCTGGCCGTTCTCCGCGAACACATTCTTGCCCACAACCCGAATACGTTACCGCCCGACGATGTCACCATTCTGTTGTTGAAGCGGACGACGGATTGA
- a CDS encoding alkaline ceramidase gives MSPNSPAAFSHASFHGHLGIARADITPPVGIYSRNWGAAEHDTASTIHRPLTLTALTLAATANGEPLVLLDADLGWWKTPHTFQQFFTRLLDALELKPHQLLFALSHTHAGPPLMEPDETLPGSELLKTWMEQLFEASVHVVREALRTAFPGTLDWQTGRCGLATMRDFPEPNTDSDRMVCGFNPDAKADDTLHVGRITDTDANLRATLVNYACHPTTLAWDNTAISPDYIGAMRDTMQQTTHVPALFLLGACGDLAPRYQYVGDTEVADRHGRQLAFAALATLEDMEPPGTELTYTGTVESGAPLAVWQHTKRVGSDALKAVTHEVSVPIKNWPTADELERERLACTDRALEERLRRKRDIRQGIGDGSTFALPIYAWRVGDAVIVGCCGEAYSYLQQELRTRFPQHTVICMNLLNGSIGYLPPADLYDVDVYPVWQTPFDRGSLELTLETMTQAIQHVLSD, from the coding sequence ATGTCACCAAACTCTCCTGCTGCATTTTCACATGCTTCGTTCCACGGGCACCTTGGTATTGCTCGAGCGGATATCACGCCTCCGGTCGGAATTTATTCCCGGAATTGGGGAGCGGCGGAGCATGACACCGCCAGTACGATTCATCGCCCGCTCACGCTCACAGCTCTCACGTTAGCGGCAACCGCGAATGGCGAACCGTTGGTGCTTCTCGATGCCGATCTCGGTTGGTGGAAAACGCCCCATACATTCCAACAGTTTTTTACGCGGCTATTGGATGCCCTGGAACTGAAACCGCATCAGTTGCTCTTTGCACTCAGTCATACGCACGCCGGTCCTCCCTTGATGGAACCGGACGAAACACTGCCCGGCAGCGAACTGTTGAAGACGTGGATGGAGCAGCTCTTCGAGGCGAGTGTGCACGTTGTCCGCGAGGCGTTGCGAACGGCATTTCCGGGCACTCTTGATTGGCAGACCGGCCGATGCGGACTGGCAACGATGCGAGATTTTCCCGAGCCAAACACAGACTCGGATCGCATGGTCTGCGGATTCAATCCCGATGCCAAAGCTGATGATACGCTGCACGTGGGACGCATCACCGACACCGATGCCAACCTGCGGGCCACGCTCGTGAATTACGCCTGTCATCCGACGACTCTGGCTTGGGACAACACAGCCATTTCGCCGGATTACATCGGGGCGATGCGGGACACGATGCAACAAACCACACACGTGCCCGCGTTGTTTCTGTTGGGGGCGTGCGGTGATTTGGCTCCTCGGTATCAGTATGTCGGTGATACCGAGGTCGCGGATCGACACGGTCGCCAACTTGCATTCGCCGCGTTGGCAACATTGGAGGATATGGAGCCACCAGGCACAGAACTCACATACACGGGAACCGTGGAATCCGGCGCACCGCTCGCCGTCTGGCAGCATACGAAACGGGTCGGTTCCGATGCATTGAAAGCGGTGACCCACGAAGTTTCCGTGCCGATCAAAAATTGGCCGACAGCCGATGAACTCGAACGAGAACGCTTGGCCTGCACCGATCGAGCCTTGGAAGAACGACTCCGCCGCAAACGCGACATCCGCCAAGGCATCGGCGACGGTTCGACATTCGCGTTGCCAATCTATGCTTGGAGAGTTGGCGATGCGGTCATTGTCGGATGCTGTGGGGAGGCGTACTCATATTTGCAACAAGAGTTGCGGACACGGTTTCCGCAACACACCGTTATCTGCATGAATTTGCTGAACGGCTCCATCGGGTATTTACCGCCGGCGGATTTGTACGATGTCGATGTCTACCCGGTTTGGCAAACGCCTTTCGATCGGGGTAGCCTCGAACTGACACTCGAAACCATGACGCAGGCGATCCAACATGTCCTCTCAGACTGA
- a CDS encoding 3'-5' exonuclease, with protein MDTDSSRVAYLVFDVEAVADGGLISKVRYPDEELSDEEAVARYRTELMEQYGKDVMAPTYMLPCAVAVAKIDESFRLIDLTALDAPDYRPSEITRKFWQGWRHYRQPVFVTFNGRGYDMPVMELAAYRYGMSLPEWFNVHAKSFEQSRNRYNVGAHIDLMDLMSNFNAFRMTGGLNLLANIIGKPGKTGIDGSKIQDMFNLGELTAINDYCRCDVLDTYFVFLRSRVLTGQLTLDEEQDIVRETKTWIEKQATNNRAYAHYLTNWGDWQRPSEL; from the coding sequence ATGGATACCGATTCTTCCCGCGTGGCTTATCTTGTCTTCGATGTCGAAGCGGTCGCCGACGGGGGACTCATTAGCAAAGTTCGTTACCCCGACGAGGAACTTTCCGACGAGGAAGCCGTTGCTCGGTATCGCACGGAATTGATGGAGCAATACGGCAAAGACGTGATGGCTCCCACGTACATGCTGCCGTGCGCCGTGGCGGTCGCAAAAATCGACGAGTCCTTCCGGTTGATCGATCTCACCGCCCTCGACGCACCGGACTACCGACCGAGTGAGATCACGCGGAAGTTTTGGCAGGGTTGGAGACATTACCGTCAGCCCGTGTTTGTCACGTTCAACGGTCGCGGGTACGACATGCCGGTGATGGAACTCGCGGCGTATCGCTACGGGATGTCACTGCCGGAGTGGTTCAACGTCCATGCGAAATCGTTCGAGCAGTCCCGAAATCGATACAACGTCGGGGCACATATCGACCTGATGGATCTCATGTCCAACTTCAACGCCTTCCGCATGACCGGCGGGTTGAACTTATTGGCGAACATCATCGGGAAGCCGGGCAAAACGGGTATCGACGGGTCCAAGATTCAGGACATGTTCAACCTCGGTGAACTGACAGCCATCAACGATTACTGTCGATGCGATGTGCTCGACACATACTTCGTGTTTTTGCGGAGTCGCGTGCTGACCGGTCAACTCACGCTGGACGAAGAACAAGACATCGTCCGCGAAACGAAAACGTGGATCGAAAAGCAAGCCACCAACAACCGTGCCTATGCCCATTACCTCACGAACTGGGGTGATTGGCAGCGTCCGTCGGAATTGTAA
- a CDS encoding SulP family inorganic anion transporter: protein MTEPQTDNEIPRGDAAGFVKYFKHDLTSGFLVFLIALPLCLGISLACGYPPIAGIFTAIIGSILTTFISNSELTIKGPAAGLIVIAIGCIEDFGGDGMTGGWTDTDLAAYKAALAVGVAAAVIQILFGFFRGGILGEFFPISAVHGMLAAIGVIIIIKQFPVALGVSAGGEPLEMLKEMPHYVMEANPAIAAIGMVSILIMFLWPLAGKRVDLLKKIPSPMIVLLVTVPMGFGFDLLHEHSYTLQGHQYQLGEQYLVKMPDRVFGMFNDVTFPDFSALAYMKAWKWAMMFFIIGSLESLLSAKAVDLLDPWKRKANMDRDVVAVGVGNLCASMVGGLPMISEIVRSKANIDNGARTRFADMWHGVFLLACVAMIPMVLHEIPLAALAGMLVYTGYRLAHPTEFIHVWRIGKEQLAIFVTTLMMVLATDLLIGVAAGIFLKMVIHVANGVPIRSLFRPYIEIQEVDDHTSLILARESAVFSNWIPFKRQIEDIGLIQRRNLIFDISNTRLVDHSVMEKLEGMKSDFEQEGLSFEVRGLEALRPLANSPHAARKGGLATMRRLTVVADESIEQWLEEECVALGATGFTSQPCRGAGRRELANGVVSMNSKVRIEVVTTNQTCNAILEFLRSTVLPEHQVTVCVETVEVIRQDHFDAGALQVSEHNKLATMND, encoded by the coding sequence ATGACCGAACCCCAAACGGACAATGAAATTCCGCGTGGCGATGCTGCCGGTTTCGTCAAGTACTTCAAACACGATCTCACCTCTGGCTTTCTGGTCTTTTTGATCGCGTTGCCGTTGTGTCTTGGTATCTCGTTGGCCTGCGGGTATCCGCCGATTGCGGGTATCTTTACGGCCATCATCGGATCGATTCTGACGACGTTCATCAGCAACAGTGAACTGACCATCAAGGGCCCGGCGGCCGGATTGATTGTCATTGCGATTGGTTGCATCGAAGACTTCGGCGGCGACGGTATGACCGGCGGATGGACCGATACCGATCTGGCAGCGTACAAGGCTGCTCTCGCTGTGGGAGTTGCGGCAGCGGTGATTCAGATTCTCTTTGGCTTCTTTCGGGGCGGCATTCTCGGTGAGTTCTTTCCGATCTCCGCGGTGCACGGGATGCTGGCGGCGATCGGCGTGATTATCATCATCAAGCAATTCCCTGTGGCTCTTGGTGTCTCCGCTGGTGGCGAACCCTTGGAGATGCTCAAAGAAATGCCGCATTACGTGATGGAGGCTAACCCGGCGATTGCGGCAATCGGCATGGTGAGCATTCTCATCATGTTCTTATGGCCGCTCGCCGGGAAACGGGTCGACCTCCTCAAGAAAATTCCGTCCCCCATGATCGTGTTGCTGGTCACGGTGCCGATGGGCTTTGGATTCGACCTGCTGCACGAGCACTCTTACACCTTGCAGGGACACCAATATCAACTCGGCGAACAGTATCTGGTCAAAATGCCAGACCGAGTGTTCGGGATGTTCAACGATGTGACGTTCCCTGATTTTTCCGCGTTGGCTTACATGAAAGCGTGGAAGTGGGCAATGATGTTCTTCATTATCGGCAGTCTCGAATCGTTGTTGAGCGCGAAAGCGGTTGATCTCCTCGACCCCTGGAAACGAAAAGCCAACATGGATCGCGATGTCGTCGCGGTCGGTGTGGGAAATCTGTGTGCGTCGATGGTCGGTGGGTTGCCCATGATTTCTGAAATCGTGCGATCGAAGGCCAACATCGACAACGGCGCCCGCACACGCTTTGCCGACATGTGGCATGGTGTCTTTCTACTCGCATGTGTGGCGATGATCCCCATGGTCCTCCATGAGATTCCGCTGGCTGCGCTCGCCGGTATGTTGGTCTACACCGGATACCGGTTGGCACACCCGACCGAATTCATCCACGTTTGGCGGATCGGCAAAGAGCAGCTCGCCATTTTCGTGACGACATTGATGATGGTGCTCGCGACCGACTTGTTGATCGGCGTTGCAGCGGGCATCTTCTTGAAGATGGTCATTCACGTTGCGAACGGTGTCCCCATCCGGTCGCTGTTTCGACCGTACATCGAGATTCAGGAAGTCGATGATCACACGAGCCTGATTCTGGCACGGGAATCCGCCGTCTTCAGTAACTGGATTCCGTTCAAACGGCAGATTGAGGACATCGGGCTCATTCAGCGACGAAACCTGATCTTCGATATCTCCAATACACGGCTTGTTGACCACAGCGTGATGGAAAAACTCGAAGGAATGAAAAGCGACTTCGAGCAAGAGGGGCTGAGTTTCGAAGTCCGTGGTCTCGAAGCATTGCGACCGCTCGCCAATAGCCCGCATGCAGCCCGAAAAGGCGGACTGGCAACAATGCGACGCCTCACTGTCGTTGCCGACGAGTCGATCGAGCAATGGTTGGAAGAAGAGTGTGTGGCACTCGGGGCAACTGGTTTTACATCACAACCGTGTCGTGGAGCCGGACGTCGCGAACTGGCCAACGGTGTGGTTTCCATGAATTCCAAAGTTCGCATCGAGGTCGTCACAACGAATCAAACCTGCAATGCGATATTGGAATTCTTAAGAAGCACGGTTCTTCCAGAACATCAAGTCACCGTCTGCGTGGAGACCGTCGAGGTAATCAGACAAGATCATTTCGACGCGGGGGCTCTCCAAGTCAGCGAGCACAACAAACTTGCTACGATGAATGACTGA
- a CDS encoding enolase C-terminal domain-like protein encodes MKITAVETFVCHARMRNWIFVKVLTDQPGLFGWGEATLEWHTRGVVATIEDLAQLVVGEDPTRVEHLWQMMWRQHFWHGQGVTRSTAIAGIDLALWDIVGKVHGVPCHRLWGGPVRDFIRLYCHLGGGNLESFYETPVDNAKQFGELAEQAVAEGFTAFKSMAVPPTMPIEGLQPIKSAEACVAAMRESVGDNIDIMVDCHARPSPSMGLQFAKALEPYGLYFFEEPCWPENLDSLATINAAVSTPIATGERLTHLGAFRDLFAVRGCEICQLDLTHCGGFSEARRIAALADAYRIALAPHNPQGPVSTAASIEFGFSQPSYIICESVHNDVPWRADIIQEGFTLDKSTRTVTPNTKPGLGVTINEDEIKKHPFQQEIAQRVFYRDGAVGDW; translated from the coding sequence ATGAAAATCACAGCAGTGGAAACATTCGTGTGTCATGCACGGATGCGGAATTGGATTTTTGTGAAGGTTCTCACGGATCAGCCGGGATTGTTCGGCTGGGGAGAAGCGACACTCGAATGGCATACTCGCGGTGTCGTCGCCACGATCGAAGATCTCGCACAGCTTGTGGTCGGCGAAGACCCCACGCGTGTCGAACATCTCTGGCAGATGATGTGGCGTCAACACTTCTGGCATGGACAGGGAGTCACGCGTTCGACCGCAATCGCCGGAATTGATCTCGCCCTCTGGGACATTGTTGGCAAAGTCCATGGTGTTCCTTGTCATCGACTTTGGGGCGGCCCCGTCCGGGACTTCATCCGGTTGTATTGTCATCTCGGCGGTGGAAATCTCGAGAGTTTTTACGAGACGCCTGTCGACAACGCAAAGCAGTTTGGGGAGTTGGCGGAGCAAGCCGTTGCGGAGGGGTTTACGGCTTTCAAGTCGATGGCGGTGCCGCCGACCATGCCGATCGAGGGCCTGCAACCGATTAAGTCGGCCGAGGCTTGTGTGGCGGCGATGCGAGAATCGGTGGGCGATAACATCGACATTATGGTGGACTGCCACGCTCGCCCGTCGCCCTCCATGGGACTGCAATTCGCCAAAGCATTGGAACCGTATGGCCTCTACTTCTTCGAGGAACCCTGTTGGCCGGAGAACCTGGACAGCCTCGCGACCATCAATGCCGCTGTGTCCACACCGATCGCAACTGGCGAACGTCTGACGCATCTGGGAGCATTCCGCGATCTATTCGCCGTCCGTGGCTGTGAAATCTGCCAACTCGATCTCACGCATTGCGGCGGTTTTTCGGAAGCCCGCCGGATCGCAGCGTTAGCCGATGCCTACCGCATCGCTCTCGCACCGCACAATCCGCAGGGTCCGGTCAGCACGGCGGCTTCGATCGAATTCGGATTCTCGCAACCGAGTTACATCATCTGCGAATCCGTCCACAACGATGTGCCTTGGCGTGCGGATATCATTCAAGAGGGATTCACCCTGGACAAATCGACGCGAACCGTCACGCCGAACACCAAGCCGGGACTCGGAGTCACGATCAACGAGGATGAGATCAAGAAACACCCGTTCCAACAAGAGATTGCCCAACGCGTCTTTTACCGCGACGGTGCGGTTGGTGATTGGTAG
- a CDS encoding DoxX family protein, which produces MTVLKPVSKWTLAAFMITAGVMHFVADDFFLKVVPTYLPWPEVIVSVSGVIEIVLGLLLVLPKTTRFAAWALIVFFVAVFPANIHVFYNQHLFSLPHWLHIVRLPLQAVLIFWAYWHTIPADEPKTPPGNPSSSAL; this is translated from the coding sequence ATGACAGTTCTCAAACCGGTTTCGAAATGGACACTCGCCGCTTTCATGATCACGGCCGGAGTAATGCACTTCGTGGCCGACGATTTTTTCCTCAAAGTCGTGCCGACATATTTGCCATGGCCGGAAGTGATTGTCTCTGTCAGTGGCGTCATTGAGATTGTCTTGGGACTCTTACTGGTACTCCCGAAGACAACACGATTCGCCGCCTGGGCTTTGATTGTGTTTTTCGTCGCCGTCTTCCCGGCGAATATTCATGTCTTCTACAACCAACACTTGTTTTCGCTACCCCACTGGCTGCACATCGTCCGGCTACCACTTCAAGCCGTCCTGATATTCTGGGCGTATTGGCATACCATCCCCGCTGATGAACCGAAAACGCCTCCGGGCAATCCCAGTTCTTCCGCCCTCTGA
- a CDS encoding dihydrodipicolinate synthase family protein — translation MSSQTETTIHGVLPVLQTPFDAQGRIDRDVLTREIDWAFEVGADGVVVAMVSELLRLSHSERIELVEQVCEIAGGRGFVVISVGAESTASAVEFAQHAESCGATAVMAIPPVATSLGSDATHNYFAAIADAISIPLVVQDASSYVGAAIDLGVYTKLLNQFGAERIFFKPEASPLGPNLSKLRDATAGQARIFEGSGGINLVDCYRRGIVGTMPGTDLLDGVIELWRALNAGHENRIYELSLPISAIVALQLQAGLDGFLAIEKYLLHKRGIFASTAQKPPVSWEMDVETQAEVDRLFDRLQAVI, via the coding sequence ATGTCCTCTCAGACTGAAACCACAATTCACGGCGTGCTGCCGGTCTTGCAAACTCCATTCGACGCCCAAGGCAGAATTGACCGCGACGTTTTGACGCGGGAAATTGACTGGGCGTTCGAAGTCGGCGCGGATGGTGTCGTGGTCGCGATGGTCAGCGAATTGCTCCGATTGTCGCACTCCGAACGCATCGAACTTGTCGAACAGGTTTGCGAAATCGCGGGTGGACGTGGGTTTGTCGTCATCAGTGTGGGAGCGGAAAGCACAGCATCCGCGGTGGAGTTCGCCCAGCACGCCGAGTCGTGTGGTGCAACCGCCGTTATGGCCATTCCACCAGTCGCCACGTCACTGGGAAGCGACGCCACACACAACTACTTCGCCGCGATCGCCGATGCGATTTCGATTCCACTCGTTGTGCAAGATGCATCGAGTTATGTCGGGGCGGCGATTGATCTGGGCGTCTACACGAAACTGCTCAACCAGTTTGGTGCCGAGCGGATTTTCTTCAAACCGGAGGCGAGTCCACTCGGGCCGAATCTTTCGAAACTCCGCGATGCAACCGCCGGGCAAGCTCGAATCTTTGAAGGCTCTGGCGGCATCAATTTGGTCGATTGCTATCGTCGAGGAATCGTCGGCACGATGCCTGGAACCGATTTGCTCGATGGTGTGATCGAACTTTGGCGTGCCCTGAACGCAGGTCATGAGAACCGAATCTACGAGCTCTCGTTGCCAATCAGTGCCATCGTCGCGCTCCAACTTCAGGCGGGGTTGGACGGGTTCCTCGCGATCGAAAAGTATCTGCTGCACAAACGCGGCATCTTTGCCAGCACCGCTCAAAAGCCCCCCGTAAGTTGGGAGATGGATGTGGAGACGCAAGCTGAGGTCGATCGTTTGTTTGACCGACTTCAGGCGGTGATCTAA
- a CDS encoding heme-binding protein gives MKYLLLTACLALATNVVVAADQKPAEVDAPLPEGWPEPTQPGVIEVKEIPAYRSAIATTEGDANRADSKLFWQLFTHIKVNQIAMTAPVISTYPTDEEADRPARMEFLYRRLSQGEAGDGVGAVRVEDHPAETVVTLGIQGGVEQNIYEDGIAKLRAWLKDHPQWEATGTPRRLGYHGPMTPKAQRLWEVQIPIKPLKSEAK, from the coding sequence ATGAAATATCTTTTGCTGACTGCCTGTCTTGCTCTTGCGACGAACGTCGTTGTGGCTGCTGACCAGAAGCCTGCGGAGGTCGATGCTCCACTACCCGAGGGGTGGCCGGAACCGACGCAGCCCGGTGTGATCGAAGTCAAAGAAATTCCTGCCTATCGCAGTGCAATCGCCACCACCGAGGGAGACGCGAACCGAGCCGACTCCAAACTCTTTTGGCAGCTTTTTACTCATATCAAAGTCAATCAAATTGCGATGACGGCTCCCGTGATTAGTACCTATCCGACGGACGAGGAAGCGGATCGACCGGCCCGAATGGAGTTTCTTTATCGTCGGCTTTCTCAAGGAGAAGCTGGGGATGGTGTGGGTGCGGTGCGGGTTGAAGACCATCCAGCCGAAACTGTTGTCACGTTGGGAATCCAAGGTGGCGTGGAACAGAACATCTACGAAGACGGTATCGCAAAACTGCGGGCCTGGCTGAAAGACCATCCGCAATGGGAAGCTACGGGAACGCCCCGCCGACTTGGATATCATGGCCCGATGACGCCTAAAGCTCAGCGGCTCTGGGAAGTCCAAATTCCGATCAAGCCACTGAAATCGGAAGCCAAGTAG